In a genomic window of Flammeovirga agarivorans:
- a CDS encoding NAD(P)H-dependent oxidoreductase, which translates to MKKTLVILAHPNFEHSIANKKIISELEKNIENIEVRDIHALYPDYKIDVEAEQKALLESDNVIFQYPFYWYNMPAILKKWFDDVFTYGFAYGAGGDKLKGKNFQLSFTVGAKEEAYSPLGSNHFKVDRFLIPMEQTAYLTKMEFQKPMYAFGCVYVKDVYNSPEEVEKNAAEYSVKLIEKIYSYK; encoded by the coding sequence ATGAAAAAAACTCTAGTTATTCTTGCTCACCCTAATTTTGAACATTCTATTGCTAACAAAAAGATTATTTCAGAATTAGAGAAAAATATTGAAAACATAGAAGTAAGAGATATTCACGCTTTATATCCAGATTATAAGATTGATGTTGAAGCAGAGCAAAAAGCCCTATTAGAGAGTGATAATGTAATTTTTCAATATCCATTTTATTGGTATAACATGCCTGCCATCTTAAAGAAGTGGTTTGATGATGTTTTTACCTATGGATTCGCTTATGGAGCGGGAGGTGATAAATTGAAAGGCAAAAATTTCCAATTAAGCTTTACAGTGGGAGCAAAAGAAGAAGCTTATTCTCCACTAGGTTCAAATCATTTTAAAGTAGACCGCTTTTTGATCCCTATGGAGCAAACTGCTTACCTTACTAAAATGGAATTTCAGAAACCAATGTATGCTTTTGGGTGTGTTTATGTTAAAGATGTTTACAACTCTCCTGAAGAAGTTGAAAAAAATGCTGCTGAATATTCAGTAAAACTTATAGAAAAAATATATTCTTATAAATAA
- a CDS encoding TonB-dependent receptor, with amino-acid sequence MKITTTIFLILLPLFSWAQSQLIKIEVIDNEQKPMIGAHVCLLSSTGERSYYTTNQDGKTELKISEQTKCIVSYTGFKTTELELSKPGTYAVKLKPDLLMLDQVVKTASVEPQKVDESIYKIEVINGPTLEKMGVQTIQDALRFQPNINLQQDGVLGTRIIMQGLEGQHVKILIDGMPVVGRQGGNIDLSQLDAAQIDHIEIIEGPMSVVYGSNALAGTINIITKENKYHTVQGVAKVYGESVGLVSGDVNVSGVKKNHKWGISGGTRLFNGFDPDKSTRSMSFNPKDQYNADVYYGYKFSGWDTKVGVRFGREDLTLVGDYTSPTNPVRAFDSNYITDRITYYGQFNKQFNNGDAFQGMVSYNTYDRHGQQYFVKINEGTETPQGDPSHDAFQTLNTRLSYAKQVNDWWKVNAGYELTDETGSGDKMDEGARLTENAIWTDMNMKISERWAFQPGARFIHHSQFGAPLIYSAHVKYDDKSSWAGRLSFAKGFRAPSLKEMYMNFVDSNHEIYGNPDLQAETSYSLTGNISKNLELSESALVRLEASAFYNHLNDVIELAQGEDGRSYIYTNVSQKKTQGGTFKATYNNNNKLKIDAGVTLTGIGYDLYNEGNFDFRYSTDLVSSVSYFWPQFDLSARLDYKYTGARVQLTVSDVDAPVEEGTVDAYNMLNFSSTKNFKNKKYAVTAGVKNILDVTDVTNTTNGGAHSGGTSMLIAWGRTYFVSFKVAIGKP; translated from the coding sequence ATGAAAATTACTACAACAATATTTCTTATTCTTCTCCCTCTATTTAGTTGGGCACAATCTCAATTAATTAAGATCGAGGTGATAGACAACGAGCAAAAACCTATGATTGGTGCTCATGTTTGTTTATTATCTTCTACAGGAGAAAGATCATATTATACTACAAACCAGGATGGTAAAACAGAATTGAAAATTTCTGAACAAACCAAGTGTATAGTTTCTTATACTGGATTTAAGACAACAGAATTAGAATTATCCAAACCTGGAACTTATGCTGTAAAACTAAAACCAGACTTACTAATGTTGGATCAAGTAGTGAAGACAGCCAGTGTTGAACCTCAAAAAGTAGATGAATCAATTTACAAAATAGAAGTGATCAACGGTCCAACTCTTGAAAAAATGGGGGTGCAAACGATACAGGATGCACTACGATTTCAACCAAATATCAATCTTCAACAAGATGGTGTTTTGGGTACTAGAATTATCATGCAAGGTTTAGAAGGTCAGCATGTGAAAATATTGATTGATGGAATGCCTGTAGTTGGCCGACAAGGAGGTAACATTGACTTATCACAGCTAGATGCAGCACAAATTGATCATATTGAAATTATCGAAGGGCCAATGTCTGTCGTTTATGGATCCAATGCATTAGCAGGTACGATAAATATTATCACCAAAGAAAACAAATACCATACGGTACAAGGTGTAGCAAAAGTATATGGTGAATCTGTAGGCTTAGTGAGTGGTGATGTGAACGTATCTGGTGTGAAGAAGAATCATAAATGGGGTATCAGTGGTGGTACTCGATTATTTAATGGCTTTGATCCGGATAAATCAACAAGATCCATGTCATTTAATCCAAAAGATCAGTACAACGCTGATGTATATTATGGATATAAGTTTTCAGGTTGGGATACAAAAGTGGGTGTTCGTTTTGGTAGAGAAGATTTAACATTGGTGGGAGATTATACTTCGCCTACAAATCCAGTTAGAGCATTCGATTCGAATTATATCACAGATAGAATCACGTATTACGGTCAGTTCAATAAGCAGTTTAATAATGGTGATGCTTTCCAGGGTATGGTATCATACAATACATATGATAGACATGGTCAACAATACTTTGTAAAGATCAATGAAGGTACAGAAACACCACAAGGAGATCCATCGCATGATGCATTCCAAACATTAAATACTCGTCTTTCTTATGCAAAACAGGTAAATGATTGGTGGAAAGTAAATGCAGGCTATGAGTTAACAGACGAAACGGGTAGCGGTGATAAAATGGATGAAGGAGCAAGACTTACCGAAAATGCAATCTGGACAGATATGAATATGAAAATATCTGAAAGATGGGCTTTCCAGCCAGGAGCAAGATTTATCCATCATTCTCAGTTTGGAGCACCACTGATCTATTCTGCTCATGTGAAGTACGATGATAAATCATCTTGGGCGGGCCGATTGTCTTTTGCAAAAGGTTTTAGAGCACCTTCTTTAAAAGAAATGTACATGAATTTTGTGGACTCAAACCATGAAATCTATGGAAACCCGGACTTACAGGCTGAAACGTCTTACAGCTTAACGGGAAATATCAGTAAGAATTTAGAGTTATCGGAAAGTGCTTTAGTAAGGTTAGAAGCTTCTGCTTTTTATAACCACTTGAACGATGTTATTGAGTTGGCACAAGGAGAAGATGGCAGATCGTATATCTATACGAACGTTTCCCAGAAGAAAACTCAAGGTGGAACTTTTAAAGCCACTTATAATAACAATAACAAATTAAAGATTGATGCAGGAGTAACACTTACGGGAATAGGTTACGACTTGTACAATGAAGGAAATTTTGACTTCAGGTATTCAACAGATCTTGTTTCATCTGTTTCCTACTTCTGGCCTCAATTTGATTTGTCAGCAAGATTAGATTACAAATACACAGGAGCAAGAGTTCAATTAACAGTTTCTGATGTTGATGCTCCGGTAGAGGAAGGGACAGTAGATGCTTACAATATGCTGAACTTCTCTTCAACAAAAAACTTCAAAAATAAAAAGTATGCTGTAACGGCAGGGGTTAAAAATATTTTAGATGTAACAGATGTGACAAATACTACGAATGGTGGTGCACACTCTGGAGGTACATCGATGTTGATCGCATGGGGAAGAACCTACTTTGTATCATTCAAGGTAGCCATCGGTAAACCATAA
- a CDS encoding helix-turn-helix domain-containing protein codes for MSFELFHFDINSKPSIGTAIFSPPFKANSAFVDEARFVKIINGNTNLYVPDNHLKLKSGDHFIMKCDNFVNVWDKNADDSKSQVFVAHFNPEIISTIYDDNIPENFQQNSSIENNAVEMVEANIMLDTFINSMLFYFQNKEMMTEELLKLKMRELLLILINSDKNGKIKMMLNNLFKAKEYDFKEIIHAHLYEDLSIQDLAFFTGLSLSTFKRKFKTVFNTSPNQYIKTKRLAKAENMLRVTNERISDIAYDCGFNDIGYFSKMFKSEYNITPTDFRKSLVV; via the coding sequence ATGAGTTTCGAACTTTTTCATTTTGACATTAACAGTAAACCGTCTATTGGAACAGCGATTTTTTCACCTCCATTTAAAGCCAATTCTGCCTTTGTAGATGAAGCTAGGTTTGTAAAAATCATCAATGGAAATACCAACCTGTATGTACCGGATAACCATTTAAAGCTGAAATCTGGAGACCACTTTATTATGAAGTGCGATAACTTTGTGAATGTTTGGGATAAAAACGCAGACGATTCCAAATCACAAGTTTTTGTGGCTCATTTTAATCCTGAAATTATTTCAACGATATATGATGATAATATACCTGAGAATTTTCAGCAGAATTCAAGCATAGAAAACAACGCAGTAGAAATGGTAGAAGCCAATATAATGTTGGATACATTTATCAATTCAATGCTTTTTTATTTTCAGAATAAAGAAATGATGACTGAAGAGCTACTTAAGTTGAAAATGAGGGAGTTACTCTTGATTCTTATCAATTCTGATAAAAATGGAAAGATAAAGATGATGCTTAATAACCTTTTCAAAGCGAAAGAATATGATTTTAAGGAAATCATTCATGCTCATCTCTATGAAGATTTAAGTATTCAAGACCTCGCCTTTTTTACTGGTTTGAGTTTATCAACTTTCAAAAGGAAATTTAAGACCGTATTTAATACGAGTCCCAATCAATACATAAAAACCAAACGTTTGGCAAAAGCAGAAAATATGTTGAGAGTCACCAACGAAAGAATTTCTGACATAGCTTACGATTGTGGTTTCAATGATATAGGCTACTTTTCAAAGATGTTTAAGTCGGAATATAACATTACACCCACAGATTTCAGAAAGAGTCTAGTCGTTTAA
- a CDS encoding ChaN family lipoprotein gives MKQLLLSTILLFTSLIVNAQLKAYQIFDKEGKEVTFEEMSKALEQYDVVFFGELHNNPIAHWLQFELSKSLATAKNNEIIFGAEMFERDNQVVLNEYLEGYIKEATLIKDGKAWDNYKTDYAPLVDFAKEINAPFVATNIPRRYASIVSKKGLEELEKLEKSTKKQYIAPLPIEVPYDLPSYKEMEDMMAGHGMKGKAKNFVAAQAIKDATMGNSIVKALKDNKGKSMLHFNGNFHSKNHEGTVWYVKHYNKKVTCGVISFVDQSDLSKIEDMNKGDNEFTIVCNSNMTKTF, from the coding sequence ATGAAACAACTTCTTTTATCAACTATTCTTTTATTTACTTCGCTTATTGTGAACGCACAGTTGAAAGCATATCAGATCTTCGACAAAGAAGGAAAAGAAGTAACCTTTGAGGAAATGTCTAAAGCCTTAGAGCAATATGATGTTGTCTTTTTTGGTGAACTACACAATAACCCAATTGCCCATTGGTTACAATTTGAGTTATCGAAATCATTAGCAACAGCAAAGAATAATGAGATTATTTTTGGTGCTGAAATGTTTGAAAGAGATAACCAAGTAGTTTTGAACGAATACCTTGAAGGTTATATCAAAGAAGCTACTCTTATTAAAGATGGAAAAGCTTGGGACAACTATAAAACAGACTATGCCCCATTAGTAGATTTTGCTAAAGAGATAAATGCTCCTTTTGTAGCGACAAATATACCAAGAAGGTATGCAAGTATCGTTTCTAAAAAAGGTTTGGAAGAATTAGAAAAACTAGAAAAGTCAACTAAGAAACAATATATCGCTCCACTTCCAATAGAAGTGCCTTATGACTTACCTTCTTATAAAGAAATGGAAGACATGATGGCAGGGCATGGAATGAAAGGAAAAGCTAAAAACTTTGTGGCTGCACAAGCAATCAAAGATGCAACAATGGGTAACTCTATTGTGAAAGCTTTAAAAGACAATAAAGGAAAATCGATGCTTCATTTTAATGGTAATTTCCATTCTAAAAATCATGAAGGTACGGTTTGGTATGTAAAACATTACAATAAAAAAGTGACTTGTGGAGTCATCTCTTTTGTAGATCAAAGTGACTTATCGAAGATAGAAGATATGAATAAAGGAGACAATGAGTTTACGATTGTATGTAATTCAAATATGACAAAAACATTCTAG
- a CDS encoding HmuY family protein: MKKLVTILSAIALLSSCNEESTPVVPEDTSSHDLQVSLYGLPVVTIEKEQYPGGPVTEVELDYNRQVYIDLDAASADTNADTTGIHWNDAGYVQFDIPGGVDTAEGSEGWDIVMTYYNGYTSDGEGGQVPYYMTGGLVNKGTAKALRLNKAELEEEGQTFVAYNDVTFEDASALTLSSSADAIGSDWKALDFETFTYKIVEDQYYIVESSEGKLYKLTFTDFYSEEDGTKGFPKFKFQRLIAE; encoded by the coding sequence ATGAAAAAACTAGTAACAATTCTTTCAGCTATCGCTCTACTTTCATCTTGTAACGAAGAATCTACTCCGGTAGTACCAGAAGATACTTCTTCTCATGATCTACAAGTTTCTCTTTATGGATTACCAGTGGTAACTATCGAAAAAGAACAATACCCAGGTGGCCCAGTGACTGAGGTTGAGTTGGACTATAACCGTCAGGTATACATCGATCTTGATGCTGCTTCTGCAGACACGAATGCAGATACAACAGGTATCCACTGGAACGATGCTGGATATGTACAATTTGATATCCCAGGTGGTGTAGACACTGCTGAAGGTAGCGAAGGATGGGACATCGTGATGACTTATTATAACGGTTACACTTCTGATGGAGAAGGTGGACAAGTTCCTTATTACATGACAGGTGGTCTAGTAAACAAAGGTACAGCTAAGGCACTTCGTTTAAACAAAGCAGAATTAGAAGAAGAAGGTCAAACTTTTGTAGCTTATAATGATGTTACTTTCGAAGATGCTTCTGCTTTAACATTATCATCAAGTGCTGATGCTATTGGTTCTGATTGGAAAGCGTTAGATTTCGAAACGTTCACTTACAAGATCGTTGAAGACCAATACTATATTGTAGAGTCATCAGAAGGTAAATTATACAAGCTTACATTTACAGATTTCTATAGCGAAGAGGATGGTACTAAGGGATTCCCTAAATTCAAGTTCCAACGTTTAATTGCTGAATAA
- a CDS encoding T9SS type A sorting domain-containing protein — translation MKYNIIFLYALLLSSFQSFSQDIYSGGDGSGNGTITYEVDNTVYLGSGNQENNGSLLYTINNQIYSGGYGHGAEVGIYSAEELTDLPITLASFEAEITDDNIVVLQWITASEINNDHFVIEKQKAGSKSWTEVGTVLGAGQSQHQINYTLRDTKPLSGKSYYRLRQVDFDGQSSTYGPLAIFNQEASSRVSIYPNPTQNVLTIEQEGIVANQITFVDLSGKIVSNSIQVVQQNDFFVQLNIHNLHPGVYLIKIGKSNYRIIKQ, via the coding sequence ATGAAATACAATATCATCTTTTTATATGCTCTTCTTTTGAGTTCATTTCAAAGTTTTTCTCAAGATATTTATTCTGGTGGTGATGGTAGTGGAAATGGCACTATTACTTACGAGGTAGACAATACCGTTTATTTGGGTAGTGGCAACCAAGAAAACAACGGTTCGCTTTTATATACCATTAACAATCAGATTTACTCCGGAGGATACGGTCATGGTGCTGAAGTAGGGATATATTCGGCAGAAGAATTAACCGATTTACCAATTACACTTGCTTCCTTTGAAGCTGAAATCACAGATGACAATATTGTGGTTTTACAATGGATTACTGCTTCTGAAATAAATAACGATCATTTTGTTATTGAAAAACAGAAGGCAGGATCTAAATCTTGGACTGAAGTAGGTACCGTATTGGGAGCAGGTCAATCTCAACATCAAATTAACTATACTCTAAGAGACACAAAACCATTATCCGGAAAATCATATTATCGATTGAGACAAGTCGACTTTGATGGTCAATCTTCTACTTATGGTCCCTTAGCCATTTTTAATCAAGAAGCTTCATCGAGAGTTTCTATCTATCCTAACCCAACACAAAACGTTTTAACAATTGAACAGGAAGGGATAGTCGCAAATCAAATTACATTTGTTGATTTGTCAGGAAAAATCGTCTCAAATTCAATACAGGTAGTCCAACAAAACGACTTCTTTGTACAATTGAATATCCACAACCTACATCCCGGTGTTTATCTTATTAAAATTGGGAAAAGTAATTATAGAATCATTAAGCAATAA
- a CDS encoding alpha/beta fold hydrolase translates to MQNKLLSIQLGSLEANYQEFSTDGVPAHFYGANGFPTDVYYELTSDLSQKYALSSLYFRGCWEDIYQPNKQIDWMLYADDLIQFIEQKYTTPIVGIGHSQGATATLLAYIKRPDLFKELILIEPGSVSKTIQMIFNPMPLFIKKRIKPMKATKGKKKTWDDIDEYYQYLRQNKGYKRFDDAQLYQLASRSLSKSYTLLYDPVWEMYNYGKPRNLDNAIKKVEIPFKVIAGKPSLFLTDKVRKKWKQLNPHLQLIEIYEGGHLLPLEFPHKVAEVI, encoded by the coding sequence ATGCAAAATAAGCTACTCTCTATTCAACTTGGTTCATTAGAAGCAAATTATCAAGAATTCTCTACAGATGGTGTTCCTGCTCATTTTTATGGGGCTAATGGGTTTCCTACAGATGTTTACTATGAATTAACTTCTGATTTATCTCAAAAATATGCATTAAGTAGTTTATACTTTAGAGGATGTTGGGAAGATATTTATCAACCTAATAAACAAATTGACTGGATGTTATATGCAGACGATCTCATTCAGTTTATAGAACAAAAATACACCACACCTATTGTTGGCATTGGGCACTCTCAAGGAGCCACTGCTACTCTTTTAGCCTATATCAAAAGACCCGATTTATTTAAGGAATTGATCCTTATTGAACCTGGTAGCGTATCAAAAACCATCCAAATGATCTTTAATCCTATGCCACTGTTTATCAAGAAAAGAATTAAACCGATGAAGGCGACAAAGGGGAAGAAAAAGACATGGGATGATATAGATGAGTACTACCAATATCTAAGACAAAATAAAGGTTATAAAAGATTTGATGATGCTCAATTATATCAACTCGCATCAAGAAGTTTATCCAAGTCGTACACACTGTTATATGATCCTGTTTGGGAAATGTATAATTATGGAAAACCAAGAAACTTGGACAACGCCATCAAAAAAGTTGAAATACCCTTCAAAGTAATTGCGGGTAAACCTTCCCTTTTTCTAACGGATAAAGTCAGAAAAAAATGGAAGCAATTGAACCCACATCTTCAACTCATAGAAATCTATGAAGGTGGTCATCTGCTTCCATTGGAATTTCCTCATAAAGTAGCCGAAGTGATTTAA
- a CDS encoding SUMF1/EgtB/PvdO family nonheme iron enzyme, whose translation MINKPLISHLKKVVFISFGCLLLSFGTKANNISISNISITSQDIDEETAVIEFDLSWSNSWKVAFGPSNWDAAWIFAKYRENEGDWKHCTLSYVNGTGIADGHQVPSNANISSALDFTDIDNYSNGVFLYSANELTQSSNNANYSNVGLKWDYGYNGVDINNAIEIKVFAIEMVYVPEGTYVLGANYSGGENFFTSVLSIDGENKSFSLTTKNGLTANVNASFPKGYQAFYCMKYEITQGQYCDFLNTCSSPNNRYKSSFSGDRFRYNLSITGDDYSSSNPHVACNFLSWADIATYLDWAALRPMTEMEYEKACRGFESTSVIGNFPWGTRELKDGTADAEATDYVLTSTDETETVTDATFDATKGNALCSYTYGNLEGPIRVGAFAAQTNNTSKATAGASYFGILELAGNIKERVIDAITAGETFDGTHGDGTIGSGGLYMDLPSWPGSTGDPGIGNRGGSFIQKDTKLLTTDRSDMVVAESRINVHGGRGVRTAP comes from the coding sequence ATGATCAACAAACCACTAATCTCTCACCTTAAAAAGGTAGTTTTTATCTCTTTTGGATGTCTGTTATTATCATTTGGTACTAAGGCGAATAATATATCAATTAGTAACATTAGTATCACATCTCAAGATATCGATGAGGAAACTGCCGTTATTGAATTTGATCTTTCTTGGTCTAACTCATGGAAAGTAGCCTTTGGACCTTCTAACTGGGATGCTGCATGGATTTTTGCAAAGTACAGAGAAAACGAAGGGGATTGGAAGCACTGTACATTAAGTTATGTGAATGGTACCGGAATTGCAGATGGGCATCAAGTACCTAGTAATGCCAACATTTCGTCTGCTTTGGATTTCACCGATATTGATAATTATTCTAATGGTGTTTTTCTATATTCTGCTAATGAATTAACACAAAGTAGTAACAATGCTAATTATAGTAATGTAGGGTTGAAATGGGATTACGGTTACAACGGAGTTGATATTAATAATGCTATAGAAATAAAGGTATTTGCCATTGAAATGGTCTATGTACCAGAAGGAACTTATGTGTTGGGTGCGAATTATAGTGGAGGAGAAAACTTCTTTACGAGTGTATTATCAATTGATGGAGAAAACAAATCATTTAGTCTAACTACTAAGAATGGTTTGACTGCTAATGTAAATGCAAGTTTTCCTAAAGGTTATCAAGCTTTTTACTGTATGAAATATGAGATTACTCAAGGACAGTATTGTGACTTTTTAAATACTTGTAGTTCTCCAAACAATAGATATAAATCATCATTTTCTGGCGACCGGTTCAGGTATAATTTAAGTATTACTGGTGATGATTATAGCAGTAGTAATCCGCATGTTGCTTGTAACTTTCTTTCATGGGCGGACATTGCTACTTACTTGGATTGGGCTGCTTTAAGGCCGATGACCGAAATGGAATATGAAAAAGCCTGTAGAGGTTTTGAAAGTACCAGCGTTATTGGAAACTTCCCTTGGGGAACTAGAGAACTAAAGGATGGTACTGCAGATGCTGAAGCCACAGACTATGTGCTAACAAGTACCGATGAAACTGAAACTGTAACAGATGCTACTTTTGATGCCACAAAAGGTAATGCCCTTTGTAGTTATACTTATGGGAATTTAGAAGGACCTATTAGAGTTGGAGCGTTTGCTGCACAGACAAATAATACGAGTAAAGCAACCGCCGGTGCATCCTATTTTGGCATTTTAGAATTAGCCGGAAATATTAAAGAGAGAGTCATAGATGCTATTACTGCTGGAGAAACCTTTGATGGTACTCATGGAGATGGAACGATTGGTTCTGGTGGATTATACATGGATCTTCCTTCATGGCCTGGTAGTACGGGTGATCCTGGAATTGGTAACCGTGGAGGTTCTTTCATTCAAAAAGACACAAAATTATTGACTACAGACCGTAGCGATATGGTCGTAGCAGAAAGTAGAATCAATGTTCATGGTGGACGAGGAGTAAGAACAGCACCTTAA
- a CDS encoding SRPBCC family protein, giving the protein MKTQFRFITFLFLTVLSIQVIAQEKKTQHVEVSRIINAPVESVWKVVGEEFGEIHKSHPKIVSSDYLNDSPTHGCEGAERVCNLNMDGSKYIKEKQVEFNPDQHSFKVQITNSGTLPLDAEYSFAEYKVEKVDENTSKLIFTFDYRTKPAFMGSLAKGKFKKQLSDYMLAVDHYVTTGEEVNAENFKNIKKQQQSK; this is encoded by the coding sequence ATGAAAACTCAATTTAGATTTATAACCTTTCTTTTCTTAACAGTTTTATCCATTCAAGTTATTGCTCAAGAGAAAAAGACACAGCATGTTGAAGTATCAAGAATAATAAATGCTCCAGTTGAAAGTGTTTGGAAAGTTGTAGGCGAAGAATTTGGTGAAATTCATAAATCACACCCCAAAATTGTAAGTTCAGATTATTTAAACGATAGCCCTACTCATGGATGTGAAGGTGCTGAGAGGGTTTGTAACCTGAATATGGATGGGTCTAAATACATTAAAGAGAAGCAAGTAGAATTTAACCCTGATCAACACAGCTTTAAAGTACAAATCACCAATAGTGGAACTTTACCATTAGATGCAGAATACTCTTTTGCAGAATATAAAGTGGAAAAAGTAGATGAGAATACGAGTAAACTGATTTTTACTTTCGACTATAGAACGAAGCCTGCTTTTATGGGAAGTCTTGCTAAAGGAAAATTTAAGAAACAATTATCTGATTATATGTTGGCAGTAGACCATTATGTAACTACAGGTGAAGAAGTGAATGCTGAAAACTTTAAAAACATCAAAAAGCAGCAACAGTCAAAATAA
- a CDS encoding BamA/TamA family outer membrane protein, whose protein sequence is MSTKKFNLIAILLILTLSTTKLWAQDQTGEKQKKEMTKFNDANERKGVKFKVIPGPFYDPSIKYGMFLAPMLTYYPSKGDMISPASTTAFYGIYTSNNSYIIGMNNELYLKEDTWRLKLRAGYGNLNKDLSLYGVDENGQLDYSQKTVQDVTQEVRQLETYAMHKVVPSLYMGLGYTYKSFGFTGNTPEAVEALENNDMNGASVNHGLALKLDYDTRDNVQFPYKGYYMSYTGTEFFSEGQNNNAYFSNNFKMMGFWSLTKNHRHIIATKVYGNILVGDVQKQDFSIYGRINGDVQRGYQSGTHTDKNALNVEVEYRYTSPLLNNKLGFIAMVGDGKVFGYYNNFTDTEHLPVVALGIRYAILPYERINIRFDTTYGKDGMVWYFGIREAF, encoded by the coding sequence ATGAGTACTAAGAAATTTAATCTGATCGCTATTTTATTGATACTAACTTTATCCACAACAAAACTTTGGGCACAAGACCAAACAGGAGAAAAGCAGAAGAAAGAAATGACAAAGTTTAACGATGCCAATGAAAGAAAAGGGGTGAAGTTCAAAGTTATTCCAGGTCCTTTTTATGATCCTTCTATTAAGTATGGTATGTTTCTAGCTCCCATGCTCACCTATTATCCCTCTAAAGGAGACATGATATCTCCTGCTTCCACTACAGCTTTTTATGGAATTTACACTTCAAATAATTCTTATATAATAGGAATGAATAATGAACTATACTTAAAAGAGGATACATGGAGATTGAAACTTAGAGCAGGGTATGGAAACCTCAATAAAGATTTATCACTATATGGAGTAGATGAGAATGGACAATTGGATTATTCCCAAAAAACAGTTCAAGATGTTACACAAGAAGTAAGGCAGTTAGAAACGTATGCGATGCATAAAGTAGTACCTAGTTTGTATATGGGACTTGGGTATACGTATAAAAGCTTTGGATTTACAGGTAATACTCCAGAAGCTGTCGAAGCGTTGGAAAATAACGACATGAACGGAGCTTCAGTAAACCATGGCTTAGCATTAAAACTTGATTATGATACTAGAGACAATGTTCAGTTTCCTTATAAAGGATATTATATGAGTTATACGGGAACAGAGTTTTTCTCTGAAGGACAAAACAACAATGCCTATTTTAGTAATAACTTCAAAATGATGGGTTTCTGGTCACTAACTAAAAATCATAGACATATTATTGCTACCAAAGTTTATGGAAACATATTAGTAGGAGATGTCCAAAAGCAAGACTTTTCTATTTATGGTAGAATAAACGGTGATGTACAAAGGGGATATCAGTCGGGAACACATACCGATAAAAATGCATTAAATGTAGAGGTAGAATATCGATATACTTCGCCTTTATTAAATAATAAATTAGGGTTCATTGCTATGGTGGGTGATGGTAAAGTATTTGGGTACTACAATAACTTTACAGATACAGAACATTTACCTGTTGTCGCACTGGGTATTAGGTATGCAATATTACCTTATGAACGTATTAATATAAGGTTTGATACTACCTATGGTAAAGATGGAATGGTTTGGTATTTTGGTATACGAGAAGCATTCTAA